The [Pseudomonas] carboxydohydrogena genome includes a window with the following:
- a CDS encoding KTSC domain-containing protein, whose product MPSTAIRRIMYDPIDRDLWVTFVSGREYVYFDVPPEKFSAFSHAESRGGFFNREIRDRYAYREVTALHRQAS is encoded by the coding sequence ATGCCTTCGACCGCCATCCGCCGCATCATGTACGACCCGATCGATCGGGATTTGTGGGTTACGTTCGTGTCCGGCCGTGAGTACGTTTATTTCGACGTTCCGCCGGAGAAATTCTCCGCATTCAGCCATGCCGAATCACGCGGCGGATTTTTCAACCGTGAAATCCGCGATCGCTACGCCTACCGCGAAGTCACCGCCTTGCATCGTCAGGCGAGTTAA